From the genome of bacterium:
GCAGCCTCTACGCCACCTTCGGGAGCAAGCACGAGCTCTACCTGAAGGCGCTCGACCGCTACCTGCGCACCCGCGACCCCAACCCCATCGAGCTGCTCAACCGGCCCGGCCCCGCGCTGCCCTCAGTGCGCGCGCTGGTGCGCTCGTACGCCGAAGAGGCGGCGTGTGACCCGCGCCGCTGCGGCTGCATGATCGTCAACGCGGCCATGGAGCGCGTGCCCGCCGATCCGCAAGTCGCGGAGCGGGTCCAGGAAAGCTGGCGCCAGCTCGAGGGCGCGCTGGCCGACGCCCTCACCCGCGCCCACGAGCAGGGCGAGCTCGCCGCGGACAAGGACCCCGTCGCCATCGCCCGCTTCCTCCTGGTCGTGCTCCAGGGGCTGCGCGTCGTGGGCAAGGCGGCCCCCGATCCCGCCCGGCTCCGCGACGCGGCCGAACTCGCCCTCTCCGTCCTCGACTGACGCCCCCTGGCAAGGAGAACGGCTCCCCCCATGGCACGCCCCAATTTGGAACGATCGGTCAAAATTGAGACGCCGGCCGTGGGGCCGTATCCCGGCCAGCACGAGGGACCGGCCGGCGCGCGCCCCGCCTCGGGCTACGCCAACGACACGCCGCCTCACCCCCGCCTCGCCTTCCTGCTGCTGGGCGCGATGCAATTCGCGCTCATCGCCGCCATCTCGCTGGTCGTCGCTGCGCTGCCGGCGGTGCAGGCGGAATTCGGCGTCGGCCGCGGCGAGCTGGCTCTGGTCACCGCAGGCTACGGGCTCGCGTTCGCCGGGCTGCTGTTGCTCGGGGGCCGACTGGCGGACTGGCTCGGGCCGCGGCGCGTGTTCGTGTGGGGCGTGCTGGTGTTCGGCGCGGCATCCGCGGCGGCTGCGCTGGCGCCAGGGTACCCTCTGCTGCTCGCCGCGCGGTTCGCGCAGGGCTGCGGCGCTGCGTTGGCGGCACCCGCCGCGCTGGCGCTGGTGCCCGCCGTCTACCCCGACCCGGCGCGACGCGCACGCGCGCTGGCGGTATGGGGCGGTCTCTCGGGCGGCGGGGCGGCGGGCGGCCTGCTGCTCTCCGGCGTCCTCGTCACCTGGTTCTCCTGGCGCTGGGCGTTCGGGATCCCCGCCCTCGCCGCGATCGTGGTCGTCAGCGCCGCGCCCCGGCTGTTGACGCGCGGACCGAAGAAGGCGGGCGGCGGGGTCTCGCCGGACCTCGACACGTCCCACGGGCCGGGCGGCGTGGCGCCGTTGGGCGGCGGCATCCCGATGGACCTCGACATCGCGGCCGGCACCCGCCGCCGCCCGGCGAGCGAGGGCGGCGGCATTGACGTGACCGGCGGCCTGCTCGCCGCGTCCGGCCTCGCCACGCTTTGCTACGGCCTGGTCGCCACCGAAACGCACGGCTGGCTCACCGCGGCGGTGCTCGTCCCGGTGCTGGCGGCGGTGGCGCTGCTGTCCGCGTTCGTGTGGGTCGAATCGCGGGTGTCCTCCCCGCTCCTGCCGCTCTCGTTCCTCGCGTCGCGCCGCCGCGCCGTGGCGTTGCTGGCGACGGTGCTCTCGTCCGGCGGCATGGCGAGCAGCGCCTTCTTCCTCGCCCTCTACCTCCAGCAGGTGCGCGGCTTCTCGCCGCTCGACGCCAGCGCGGCGTTCCTGCCCTACGCGCTCATTCCGCTGGTCGGCCCGGCGGCCGCGCGGCTGGTTCCACGACTCGGCCCGGCTGGCCTCACCGGCCTGGGTCTGGGCGTCGCGGCAGTGGGGCTCGGTCTGCTCGCACGGCTCACACCGAACACGGCGTACGCGCCGCTGTTGCTGGTCGCGCTCGTGATCTACGCGATCGGCGCAGGCCACGCGTTCTCCGGCGCGACGGTCGCCGTGCTCGAAGACACGCCCGCTCACCAGGCCGGCCTCGCCGGCGGCGTGCTCAACACCGCGATGGAAGTGGGCCCGACGGTCGGCCTCGCGCTGCTGCTCTCGCTCGCAGCGCTGCGAACGTCGCGCCTCACCGGTGCGGGAGCCGACGTCGCGTCCGCCGTCAC
Proteins encoded in this window:
- a CDS encoding TetR family transcriptional regulator, with the protein product MVRTKEFDPDAALDAALQLFWERGYEATSIQDLVDHLGIGRGSLYATFGSKHELYLKALDRYLRTRDPNPIELLNRPGPALPSVRALVRSYAEEAACDPRRCGCMIVNAAMERVPADPQVAERVQESWRQLEGALADALTRAHEQGELAADKDPVAIARFLLVVLQGLRVVGKAAPDPARLRDAAELALSVLD
- a CDS encoding MFS transporter translates to MARPNLERSVKIETPAVGPYPGQHEGPAGARPASGYANDTPPHPRLAFLLLGAMQFALIAAISLVVAALPAVQAEFGVGRGELALVTAGYGLAFAGLLLLGGRLADWLGPRRVFVWGVLVFGAASAAAALAPGYPLLLAARFAQGCGAALAAPAALALVPAVYPDPARRARALAVWGGLSGGGAAGGLLLSGVLVTWFSWRWAFGIPALAAIVVVSAAPRLLTRGPKKAGGGVSPDLDTSHGPGGVAPLGGGIPMDLDIAAGTRRRPASEGGGIDVTGGLLAASGLATLCYGLVATETHGWLTAAVLVPVLAAVALLSAFVWVESRVSSPLLPLSFLASRRRAVALLATVLSSGGMASSAFFLALYLQQVRGFSPLDASAAFLPYALIPLVGPAAARLVPRLGPAGLTGLGLGVAAVGLGLLARLTPNTAYAPLLLVALVIYAIGAGHAFSGATVAVLEDTPAHQAGLAGGVLNTAMEVGPTVGLALLLSLAALRTSRLTGAGADVASAVTGGYAFALGAAALAYLVVAALCVFALRRGSPRTTG